The window GGTGATGTATGGACTATTAATAATAGTTTATAGAGAAATGAAAatagacaggaaaaaaaaaaccaagaaagaaagattttatAAAGGGGGGGATACAAAATGCATTACTTGTTGCCCCAGAGAGCTTGTAGTTCAATAATGATGCCTTCCTCTTGTGGTGTTATTTGGCCTCTCTTAAGTCCTGGTCTAAGGTAATTCACCCACCTCAGTCTGCAACTCTTTCCACTCCTATTCAAGCCTGGTAAAACCAATAATAAGTCAAAGTTTAAGcactaaaattaacaattaatgaGAAAATTACTCTTTTCAACCAAAGTATGCACATAGCTAGTACGTGCGTtgatttataatatcaaaagctGAAAGCATGATCAGTGTCTACCAATGAATGATAAACTCTAAATTTTGCCTCTCCCACCCAAAAATTAAGAGTGtatgtatataattaatttactaaTAGCTATAGTGgctttcttgtttttatctCTCCCCCTTTGATATAGCAAGCCAGTGGTGATGTTTGCTGTGATTACATTTGCCAAACATCAAGCCTAGAAAGAGAGCTTACCTGAACACCTAGAAACAGAACTCCACCTTCCCTCACCATTCAAGCTCACATATTCACTAAGCAACTTATCCTCTTCAGGAGTCCAAGGACCCTTCCTCCACCCTTGCTCAGCAATTCCCCTACCCATCATTGCTACTATGTTGCTTTACTTTTGTCCAAAACTGTATGTTGTCTCAAATTTGCATGAAACGTGCATATAGTCTTCCCCTATATATATACCTCCTCAATCAGTCATGCAGCTAGAatcctcaattttattttacaaattaaaatgatgatcTCATGAGCACTAATGTCTTCCACCATTATTTTGGCTTCAGGTTCCTCAGTGCAATCATTCCTTCCCTCCTATAATCTGAATCCATGTGTTACCATATGCTTACCCAGCTCCCTCTCTTCGCCAATCAGCAGTGTACAATTGTCTCTACTAAATCTATGATACCGTACAGTATATCATCAGCATAAATCCAGCCTCCAACATTATTGATTGATTCCATATCTTAACTCAAGCTAGAATGTTTGTTGTCTAGCTTTGATAATGAGATTGTAGACAGCATAATCTTTATTTAGCGATAAAAGAAAGTTAGTGGGTTGCTGTTGTTTCCTCGAAAACAGCTTGTGCTCCAATGCCATTACACCATCTGTTGACATAAACTATCCTTAAATGCATGCTTtagaaattgtttaatgtaaatGATGTGTATTTTAATAGCTGATGAAGGTTCTAGGATGCCAAATAAGGTAATGGGGTATTTAAATATGCCCGAAACAGTCGACCTAGATGAGTCACCTAAGCTACATATCTGGCTTTTGGGATGACTATAACTAGCATTTTTAGAACATTAGGGCATAAATTAATTGGTTAGACTTAATTTTCTATGTGGTAAATGCCTATATATAGGTAATGATAGTTAACAGAAATTATTTCATTAGTATAAAGGTATGAAAGATGCATTTATAGAGTGAATTCAAGATCTTGTTAAAGAACTCGAAGATCATACTAAGAAAAGCTTGATTTGATAGCGCGAAAAAGAAGTGGAAAGCAATGTCTTCTCCTTATGGCCATCTCTTAATGTGTGTTAAGTATACCTCTAATTCTTTGAATTCAACCTCTCAAATTACCTAATTTTCTTGGCACAACATCAGCCATCCATGTGTTTAGTGATAACTTGCAGACAGCCAAGTTCGAGCTCCGAAAAAGTTAAAATCCTTGACGACTATGTTTATCCTTTTGACAAAACCTAGAAGATATCACGGAAAGGTTTCTAGAAAGATAGGTAGCTAGATAGTTACGATATCGTGGAGCCCCATAGATCACCTCATATAGAAACAAAATTCCACTGAGATGAAAAGGTAAAATTCCTGCTCTACTAATTATGTAAGTACAAGTGGCTAGTGTTTATGGCTGAAGCAAAGTTCTATCGATAATCCATGGACgcttttaaatcataattaaacaaGAGCAAATGGTCTCCCTGGCATCTTTGGGTGTATTATGATGTAGCATCTAACATCTATTGGAAAACGTGGACAAGAAACCAATGGATGCCAAACTTAACCTCCTCGGGATGTTATAGTTGTTTCCATATGAAAAGGCAGGGTTCAAGCAATTAAATGGAAATGTGGTGAGAGGAATTATGTTCCGTcgaaataaaagatattttagttTGAATTGTCGTGTAAACCctagtatgaaaaaaatattgaagttcataaatattaatataattgatgAGTGGAAGGGTTCAATGGAATTAATTAGGagtttatatgataaaaaataaaattgaaaacaataataaagaaCTAAAGAGTTTAGTAAGAGAAGGAATTCATGGGCGAATGtataaataagagaaatatTGGGGccaatgtataaataaaaaaaatgatggggtcaatctaaaaataagataaaatataaggGGTTAATATGGAAGTTTAGTTAACATGAGGGACTAAtgtgaaaataaagaaagtgaGAGGAGGCAAGATGCAAATAAGGAAACTTATTGCTATAAATAGAGAAGAAATCTGTAGAAATTCCTAGAGTGTTGGCCGGCCAaggcaagaaagaaaaaggagagagaaaaaaatattttagaggaAAACCTTGCAAATTCATTCCAAACTTACAAAAAGCTAGATTAAGCAATCTAAAGGACCGTTTGTTTTGGCAATAGCTGTTGCATTTTTGCCCAACCTCATTTGCATGGTGTTTGGTTACAAAATAAACTTATAGTTTGGTTTATGCGACTCGCCAATAAATGAGGTTTCACCTCAGTTTTTGGTGAAGCAACTTTTACATGCTTCCAGTGAACCACtcattctgaattttttttttttacttgtttcttttttattgttgataaaaCACATAGACCAAAACAACATTTGAAATTTTTCTTAGTTAAAGAAACAATTGTATAAACAAAAAAGCTACAAATTGTCTTTAAGAGTTTGGAGAGTTTGCATTTGTATAGATCTACATCAAGCATGCTTGATTCCAGCAAcaaaagatcaatttttttggcAAGTTTGAATGGATTTCTTGATGAGATGTAAATCACAAAGCTTAGATTacaattgcaaaataaaaaattactacgAGTCCTTTTTGGTCATTTTATTATAACATCAgtttaaccacagttttaactaaaACATATTGAATATGCTTTTTGCTAGACAATaacttcaaccataattttaatcaaacatgtattttaatcAAACCAATCACactaaaagtgattttttaaaatttactatttttaaaCCACAAATACAAAAGTTACCACAATACTAAATACACACTAAGTGTTAGGAGGGGgagttaagaagaaaaatatgagaaaaccAAAAGATTGGCTGGAGAGAGGAGACggtttgggaaaaaaataaaaggggaagAAAAATGTGTGGGTTTCCAAGTTtcacttcataatttttttgaataagagGTAATAAACTCTGTTAATagttagtttattttgttttatgtttttcttgaatGATTGAGTTGTTGAAAATTGTTTTAGTAGAGGTTTATGGGTTATGAAATTTGAATATGAAATTGTGTTTACATGGTGTGATATTGATATTTGATATAGATGGTGAGATGTTGACATTTGATATAGTTGGTGGATGGAAAATAGGCTAGTagagaaaattttcattttaaaataatgtatttaatGAGATTGATGGGTTTAGATTATGTTAAATGATAATATATGAAGGTGTTATATGTTGATGGGTGCtgaaaatgatggaaaaaaGGCATGGGAAACAAGAAGATACTTGTTAAacttaggaataaaaaaaaggacagtTTGTATTTCGGTTTTTCACTAAGATTTAGACCTTAAGATGAtagaatttgaaataattttactCATCAATGTTATAGACATGGGTGTTACCTTTTAAACACAACTGACCTTGCTTAAATTGGAGTTACAAAAAgctagatataaaataaaaaacaacaaaggtTCTAAACAAAAATCAGCAGGACAAGTTTCCGTGCTGctgaaaattatgaatttaggtATGTAGATGGAAAAACAGGGTTTATTCATGTGCATCATAGTCATagatatatgttttaattttctataaattaaaaCCCTCTATAAAATCAAGTCTTGGAGCTCTGCATATGACCAAAATACCGAACAGAATTGAAAGACACTTATATTGAACCATCTGAAAGTCATAAATTGTTACTTCTCGTTTAGAGATGTGTTTGACTGAAAATGTTGAATTATTGAGGAAATAGATTGTAAAGTGAGTGTGTATGTATATGATTGTAGCTTGAACTTAATCTAGTGCACCTATTGGTATAGGTGAGGCTATGGGAACCAAACAACAGTAGAGAACGACCAACAAAGCACAAATTTCAGGTAGGTGCTTAACActttaaacatttatttaagAGCATTCTGAATTTTATTATGCATGTctgaatttttggttttttttattatgcatattttatatatgattaatgGTTGAACCAGTTTTCCGGTTTAGAACTGGTGCCTTGCGAATGGGTTATTGATTGGATCAACTTCCTGGTGATAAGATTGGTGCCCTAAGAATGGGTAATTGGTTGAACTAATTTTCTAATTTGGGATAGGTGCCTTATGAATGGGATATAGGTTGAACCAACTTCTTGATGATAGGATGGGTGCTCTAGGAATGGGCAATTGGTTGAACTAGTTTCCTGGTTTGGGGCTAGGGCCTTGTGAATGAGCTATTGGTTTGACTAGCTTTCCAGTGATAGGATCGGTGCCCTAGGAATAGGTGATTGGTTGAACAGGTTTCTCGGTTTGGAACTCGTGCCCTGTGAATGGGCTATTAGTTGGACCAGCTTCCTAGTGATAAGACTGGTACCCTGGGAATGGATGATTGTTGAATCAGTTTCCTGGTTTAGAACTCGTGCTTTGTTAAATGGGTAATTGTTAAAAtctattattgaattaattggaaTCAGAACCCTGGATAGTGAACTTGTTAAAAAGAGAAATTGTTAGTGTAGTGTaatgaattattaaatatattaaattgttaaatcaactttatagtgtttttataaatttatatgcaGGTTTATCTTATCTGCATACCTTCTAATTTATACATTTGGTGTTGCTTTTGTGTATTCATTTTGGTTAATAAAGTAATAGAGAAATCCCTTTTCAAATGTTTAACCATAAATTGTGACTTGTATGAGTAAATTTGTATaatagtttattttgtttaacttgtgtaatagattttttattacttaaatTATATAATGTGAACCTACTGATGTGAGTAATTCAATATttgtttatcttaaaaaaaattccttggattttctttttttatcctcctATCCATGTgtataatgttttaaaagttaGGGTTGTTACATTTGGTTTTTTCAGGTCTTCCAGAGGTACTAGGCAGGGTGACCCTCTCTCCCCTTATCTCTTTGTCTTAGCCATAGAGGGTTTGGGGTGTATTATTAGAGAGATTACTTGAGATGTGCGGTTTAAGTTCCATTAGTGAATAGAACCATATCATACACTTATACTTTGTTGATGATCTTATGATGTTCTGTCATGTTGACTTGGGTTTTTTGAGAATTCTTAGGGGAGTTTTGGATACATTTTCTAGGCTTTCGAACTTGACCATAAACCAGGATAAGAGCTTTGTTTACTCATCAGGGGTTGACATTAATCCCTAATTAAGAGTAGAAGATTATGTCATAGTAAaagttttaacaaaatattttatgttaatttctaAAAGTAGACACCACCATTATTGTATCTTTTCCGGTGAAAGGTTATGTTTGTTTTgcgtttttctaaatttgtatatgatattaattatattataagattattcatgatttatttaaaaattggcCGGTACCTAAATATAGGAGACatctaaaaaattgattttaatttctaaaaataagagatttcaacaaaataaaagttttaacaagatttttatattaatcccTAAAAgtaagagatttttttagaataaaagttTAAACAAAATCTTTGACATTAATCCTCAATTAAGAGTAAAAGATCTCATCATAGTAAAAGTTTTAacgaaattttttatttaatctctaAAAGTAAGAGATTTTGTCAGAATAaaagttttaacaaaataatttacattATTCCCTAAAAATTGgagatttcattaaaataataattttcacaattttttattattataaagcgATAGTAAATCTACATTTACTAgcatgtaattattattaaaaaaagaaagcatgagTAAAATGATAACCATAGACTATTTgtttgcagaaaaaaaaaaaaaaggataacaaGCTTAAGCCTCCCTACTCAAATTTTTAATATGCCCAACTTCACCCATAGTCTTAATTCCTTAAAGCTTGAGAATTTAAGGTATTACCGCATCTTTACCGCATCTTATAAGACAATATAGCAACAAAATAAATGATGTTGAAAGTCTAtaggaaaataaaagcaaaaaagactagccatatgataaaaaaaacttttcgtTCAATGCTATTATGACTTGAACTTTTCCAAAATAACCATGCTTATTTCAACTCAACAGGGCTACACATGAAAACATTGAAAGTAagcattcatttattttctcgGGTTTTTATTGCTACTAGAATCAAGCTCACGtgtgaaggtttttttttaaactttaagtGGACATTTAAACTTCTTTTAGCATAGTCCTACTTCCATGACAACCATTATTGGGAGAAATATTACACATTTCTTGGCTATATAGTCCTCTTCTCATACATAACAAAATGAACTCCTAAGTTCTCACCCTTTTATGACCATTCCTTCTCAAAACACAGATTTCTCGTTCCCTTCTAGAGTTGAAGATTTATCAGTAACAATAACTGAAGCTTGCATTGTTAGTGTTTATGCCATGCAACCAATTAGTTGGTTACAAGTGATGTTGACtttgttcatataaatatatatattttattgataaaggtttatttatctttaatattcaccaaatattttagtaatgaacataatattttcttaatgaatCTAAAGTAAAAATAAGTTCTTGGGCCAAAatgctttgtaaagaaaattataaagttataattatgagtTTCCTAAtacatcaaagcattgtttctAAATGTTCCTAGTCAATTCTTGATTAAGATTGAACATTAATTAGAATTGTTGAGACTCATACATATTATGatctttcttttatgaaaggaaacaattgttctcataagctgaggtataagagatacctagaactaatatgtaggtgcttaTCAGATGACATGTACACTAAATTGATCatcatgagaatttcatatagaGAGATAATTTGTATCTATGGAAAAGCTCATATGACGACTATGTAAGTGATTCTTATACTTGAGATCACGAAGTTATCTTATTAAAggagtgttatgttttgattctACCATACATTGtcctaatcaagggtaacaaatGAGTAGATATTGAGTATAATATACcttatatgaaggtatttaagtaattaacagaagattcatcatcctagatgaattaatgaaaattattcatctgttcttaaatagtattgGTTGTAAATCCTTGCgcaaggtggaatgagatttgaaaaaagtatcaaatcttattcaaataatcaatgactaaGGTATtgagaataaacatgatttgacaGAGTAAACACACTTCATGCTATAATGTCTAcaataaaacattgttgataaagggataataattacactgagaaattGATCACTGAAAGTTAAGTCATACCAATTATGACTTTTCTAAATATTTAGGGATCATGATAGGTTGCTAGACATTATACTTGATCTTCTAATACAAataaatcaattgttgaattgttaataaattaatttgtttaatcctattttatttaggattgtgatttatatctggtacaataaaaaaatacctaaaatgtaaaagaaaagagCTATCACTCAAAGGTATACCAATCCCTCTCTTCTAAAAGGGTTTATGAGATTTCTCACTAATGGTTCGTGTGGATTACTGTTGAAGGTTAGACACTTGAACGGTTTGTTGTTTGTGGTAACCCAACCTTGAACCAATTATTCAGAAATGTAGGGATTtagatagaaaaaattattttgtaatctaAGATGACAAAAGAACGATGAAAAAGGCTAGAACCATGGTGCTCACAAAAGACTTATGAATATTTGCAACAACTACCTAGGTTTTGACCACCAAATTTCCTTTAATGGCTCGATGAAATTAGTTTAAATATGTACATAATCATCAAATTAGAACGGCATGTTAGGgttgtatgtttatatataattgttatgtatGATATATCACTAATGCCATGGAATGAGacttaatcaaaaaaattaatccctcattaaaatattaagtacATATTGAGAACATGATTTGTTGTCTTCTgattttatatgcataaaaccAGAGTTATATTCATGGATAACTTATTGAGTTGCTCAAGATTaccattaattaaatatgtttaatgTTATAAAATCGAGTCCTACTTAACTAACTTATATGATTTGGATGAGTTACTTATGATCGCATAAGATTAGGGGAAGTAGTTAGGTGAAACACATATGATATGTTTCAGAGAGTTGTCACCTAATTAATCTAGAAGTTATATAAATATGTAATTGATAAGCTATGTTatctatctaatttaatttattttttgagttacttaagatcatataaattaaatgggaTCTTAGCTCACTAAGAGATCTAAGCGAAATTTCCTGAATTAATagtgatttttattaatttgcaggaaagtagtagAAGACCAAATTATCATTAAAGTTTTTATCTAAATAtggttataaatatttatgcatgatACCAATACTCATTATCTTTGTATGAATATGTTGATAGATTATCatgagtaaaataaatatatctctaCATAACATACTTGATGCTAATAAATTGACTAAACCAAACTTCTTTAACAGGTATCGAAATGTGATAATTGTTCtcaaacaacaaagaaagttaTAGGTTATTGAAACTCAAATTCTTCTTATCTGTGATGAGGACACTGATAACAAAGTACAAAGTGAATATCAATGtcatattgatgatgatgagcagGCTAATTATGTGATGTTAGCCAACATGTCACTTAAACTTCAAACACAACATTGGAATATGAatgtttatataataattatgcatcttaaaaaattgtttgatgTAGCTAGTATAATTGAGAGGTATGAGACCTTTAAGGAATTGTTTCATTGTAAGATGATAGAGTTTTTTGGTGAACACCTATGTGTTGAGAATGATTGACTATTTTAAGAAATTGAGCCAACAGGGCTTTATCATAGATCACGAGTTAAGTGTGAACTTAGTCTTGCATTCCAAATGTAGAAGCTTACATGGGGCATCATGAATCATAAAGGTACTTGTCATTATTATGGCAAGGAAAACCACTATAGAAGGAACTATAAAGATTATCTTCCAACAGTGAAGGCTAAAAAGCTTATTGAAGCTTCTACTTCATGTGTGTTTGTGATTGAATAAAGGAAAAGTAGACCTAAGAGTTAGTAATGAATCAAAGGTTGTTGCATTAACTTTGTCAAATAGACTGATAGTAGAGCttgataattgttattttattctaataCATTTTAGAAACAttgtatctatttttaaatggatttaaaattgttattaagGGCAAATGTTGTTTCTTCtataataatgatatttgttatgGATCTAGTACTTATACAAATGGTTTGTATATACCTGATCTTGAAATGCCCAAGTTCAATATAAATTGCAAAAAGAACAAATTAGATAATCAATATCCAtattatttatagaatttttacGGATTCCGTCATTTCACCAATTCGGACTAAATAACAAGCTAACGAATCCCCTTCTTTTTGCCACTGGACTCCCCAATCAAATTCATCATAACACTCATAATGATCAACTTTACGAAGATCCCATCGTACTCTGGAAGCTCGTAGCATTGGTCCTGATAAACCCCAATTTATTGCTTCCTCTGCACTAACAATTCCTATTCCTTCAATGCGTTCTAAAAAAATAGGATTTCGTGTAATAAGTTTTTGATATTCAGCaacttttgttaaaaaataatcgcaGAAATCCAAACATTTATCTAGCTAGCCATGAGGTAGATCAGCTGCTACTCCTCCGATACGAAAATAATTATGCATCATTCTCATACTAATGGCAGCTTcgaataaatcatatattaactCTCTTTCTCTAAAAATATAGAAGAAAGGGGTCTGCCTACCAATATCTGCCATAAAAGGGCCAAGCCATAAGAGATGAGAAGCTATACGACTGAACTCCAACATAATTACTCTGATATAGCTATCTCTTTTAGGTACTTGAATATTTCCCAACTGTTTCGGTCCATTTATTGTTATCGCTTCTGTAAACATAGTAGCTAAATAATCCCAACGTGTTACATAAGGGAAATTATGACCCATTCTTTTAGCCAATTTAGCTCTTAATACAGGATCATTCAAGtcaggtttttttgttattgggaTAGGTGAATACTTAAAAATCCATCCTCCGAAGGAACCGGACATGATAATTTTTCATCATCCGGCTCGAGCAAAAATCAAACGAACCAAATGGatccatataaaaaaacctatatcTCTATATGTTATAAAATCTAGATCTTATCCATATCTACACGTATATGAATGAtttgatacaataaaaaattgactggattctttttttttcaaatttcaaaagttgaaatCATCCATCGCAAGGAATTCGGTTCTTGTCATATCAATGAAACAGGGATCACCGAGTTATATAAAGAAGGATATTTGATCCTTTTTATTATGAATCATATGAAACTTGTAAAGTTTGTTTATTGAGTAAGATGACCAAAACACCCTTTACTGAAAGAGTGAAAGATCTAATGCATTATTAGGTTTAATACATATATAGATGTATATGGACCAGTAACGATTTGTTCCATACATGAATATACATGTTTGATCATTGATAAGATATGATCatatatatttgatgaaaaTCTAAATCATCTGAAAGATTCAAAGAATTCagaaataaagttgaaaaacaaattgaaaagagtATCGATATACTTTAATCGAATAAATGCGGTGAATACTTCACCAAGATTTTCAAgattatttaaaagagaatgTGATTATCTCAAAATGGACACCTTATAGAACACCACAACATAATAAGGTTTCTAAAAGGAGAAATTGCACCATATTGGATATGGTGTAATCCATGATAAGTTATACAAACCTTCCAACTTCTTTTTCTAGGGTTATGCCCTACAAACTACTACTTACCTTTTAAATAGGGTTCcatcaaaatcttttaataaGACTTTATATGAGATATGAAATGTTAAGAGACGGAAAAGTTTTGAGATGTGACGTTTATATGAAGCATATTGTATCTGAAAAGGCTAAAAGCTaagtcaaataaatataaatttatgagaTATCCAAAAGAAACTATtggatattatttatatcatcctattgagaaaaaatatttgtctCAAAATATGTTAcctttcaaaagaaagaatTTGTTCTTGAAAGGAGTAGTGAGaggaaaataaaacttaaagaaGTTCAATAACCATGAACTGACATCTAAATAGAACCTAAACCTTAggctataatattttattttcagcctaaagctaaaaaaacataagaactTTATAGATTTGGTAGGACATGTCATGCACTAATGAGATATGAACTTCTTATAGAAGCAGAAAATGATGAGTTGCTTATACTTAATGAGCCTACCAATTACATGGAACCAATATCTGATATTGattctaaaaaatatcttgagaccatgaaatatgaaattgattaCATGTATACCAACCAGGTATAAGACTTGGCTAATCTACTTGAAGGGATAAAACATGTTGAATATAAGTGGGTTTTTAAGATAAAGATTAATATGGATAGCAATGTACAAACATATATAATCTATAATAGTTACCAAAGTTTACAAACAAAGATGAATAGGTTGAACTTGATGAAACCTTCTTGCTGGCATGTCAAAATCTACAAAGATTTTGCTTGCTATAGTTACAtactataattataagatttgaCAAAcagatatcaaaattatatttttgaatgagAATCTTCAAGAAGATGTGTTTATAACACATAttgaaagtttttaatttaaaaaatttgctaATAAAGTATGCAagctataaaaattcatttatgaaCTTAAGCAAATATCAAAGAGTTGGAATATCCATTTTGATgagataattaaataatttaattctataaaaaaatttagatgagACTTGTCATTATATAAAGCTTATATGTAAACAACATATTACTAATAGGAAACCACATTTATTTACTCTAGTTAGTAAATATCTGATTGTCCAAGAATTTTTCCATAAAGGATATGAGAGAAGCAACCTATATACTAagaataaatatctaaaaagaTAAATCTAAAAAGGTTTGTTGTATTTTCTCAATACACATACATCGATAAGATACTAAAATGGTTTAGCATGGAAGAATTTAAAAGAGAATACTTATTTCGTATATGATACGTCTCTCCAAAGATATGTGCCTTAAAACACAAATTGAGAGATATATTATGGAAATGACTCAACATACTTTAGATATAAGATCTATAATGTATGCGATGATATATACAAGACCAGATGTATTTTATGCTTTAAGAATAATGAGTAAATACCAATCTAATCCAAGTAAGAGTC of the Populus nigra chromosome 7, ddPopNigr1.1, whole genome shotgun sequence genome contains:
- the LOC133700056 gene encoding LOW QUALITY PROTEIN: NAD(P)H-quinone oxidoreductase subunit H, chloroplastic-like (The sequence of the model RefSeq protein was modified relative to this genomic sequence to represent the inferred CDS: substituted 1 base at 1 genomic stop codon) encodes the protein MGHNFPYVTRWDYLATMFTEAITINGPKQLGNIQVPKRDSYIRVIMLEFSRIASHLLWLGPFMADIGRQTPFFYIFRERELIYDLFEAAISMRMMHNYFRIGGVAADLPHGXLDKCLDFCDYFLTKVAEYQKLITRNPIFLERIEGIGIVSAEEAINWGLSGPMLRASRVRWDLRKVDHYECYDEFDWGVQWQKEGDSLACYLVRIGEMTESVKIL